Proteins from a genomic interval of Neodiprion lecontei isolate iyNeoLeco1 chromosome 2, iyNeoLeco1.1, whole genome shotgun sequence:
- the LOC107216734 gene encoding zinc finger protein 345 has translation MNSNYFDLPLNLDRVCRVCLSESTNLSPLFCTDPEATELSGLYQKIEVCGSIEVQEEDGLPSLICDVCIYKATVAHEFRQQCQNSDARLRLYYNKPAKSNVTDSSTQTDPQTRIILTTKTTSSLGNYSVKQEMQTAGSQNFSTSGEPFPSTESCGPENKMREEIVEESKVFNICNIEFDGNKGDEKNEMLEDDTRHSPFPQTDLEDPGDLGTESSLERIEEQKDAAELPDIKQDEPKSTELLEDDYLVESLLNDNAEGEDVPLIQRAQSRKVKSLPTKSYSDDECNVDYYNEANSDSQDSDSMKFKCKVCAKRYATQKGLKKHSLVHEKQHKCDICFKMFYKLENMEKHKTIHASKPHACQLCHASFSKSQSLVRHLKSHTEKVNDIIKQIKSDDPTEEKEPTNEFGIDNDTDDASETNDEPDEFENAPELYKCQACSQYCSSLKNLKRHSLVHGEKKYSCTVCKKWFFRPDSLKKHAEKHGHGLLDNLMYDNKLFDSDDEPIPKRKRKPATDNGESTRKEGSEEDGGGEYKCQHCDKIMATKKGLRRHVSMHKPKAEPATCEICEKVCASQARLALHQKTHNKPKEKVPREYLCHICSKVYPSNSSLTYHVRTHTGVKPHVCKICNSGFTTTTSLANHLRIHTGDKPFVCHVCSAAFAVSSAFRRHLTRHTGEANYLCKTCGKAFKRLSTLKEHTYTHSGEKPYICKTCGAAYSHSGSLFAHQKRCRAQYGEIGVLEDHHHTVAHHIHVNNVQSAVRSLAVIGQMF, from the exons ATGAATTCAAACTACTTTGACTTGCCGCTTAATCTGGACAGAGTGTGCAGAGTATGTCTTTCGGAAAGTACAAACTTGTCGCCACTATTTTGCACCGATCCTGAAGCGACTGAACTTTCTGGTCTCTATCAGAAAATAGAAGTTTGCGGCTCGATAGAAGTCCAGGAAGAAGATGGGCTGCCTTCGCTGATCTGCGACGTCTGTATCTACAAGGCGACTGTAGCGCATGAATTTCGACAACAATGTCAGAACTCGGACGCTCGATTAAGATTGTATTACAATAAGCCGGCAAAGTCCAACGTCACG gATTCGAGCACACAAACTGATCCACAAACGCGAATTATTCTTACAACAAAGACTACGAGTTCTCTAGGGAACTACTCTGTGAAACAAGAAATGCAGACAGCAGGTTCGCAGAACTTTTCAACGTCAGGCGAGCCGTTTCCTTCAACTGAGTCATGCGGACCTGAAAACAAAATGCGGGAAGAGATAGTGGAGGAGAGTAAAGTTTTTAATATATGCAACATCGAATTTGATGGAAACAAGGGTGATGAGAAAAACGAGATGTTGGAAGATGACACTCGTCACTCTCCATTTCCGCAAACAGATTTAGAGGACCCTGGAGATCTGGGAACCGAGTCATCGCTGGAGAGAATAGAGGAGCAAAAAGATGCAGCAGAGTTGCCTGACATCAAACAAGATGAACCTAAGAGTACAGAATTGTTGGAAGACGATTATCTTGTTGAAAGTTTGTTGAATGATAACGCAGAAGGAGAAGATGTGCCGCTCATACAAAGGGCGCAAAGTAGAAAGGTGAAATCGTTGCCTACCAAGAGTTACAGCGACGACGAATGTAACGTCGATTATTACAACGAGGCAAATAGCGACAGCCAAGACTCTGattcgatgaaatttaaaTGTAAAGTGTGCGCAAAGAGATACGCGACGCAGAAAGGCCTGAAAAAACATTCCCTCGTTCACGAAAAGCAACATAAATGCGACATATGCTTCAAAATGTTTTACAAGCtggaaaatatggaaaaacaCAAAACGATACACGCCTCCAAGCCACACGCGTGTCAACTGTGTCACGCCTCATTTTCAAAGTCACAGAGCTTGGTCCGCCACTTGAAATCCCACACGGAAAAAGTAAACGACATTATAAAACAAATCAAGAGCGATGATCCAACTGAGGAAAAAGAGCCGACCAACGAGTTTGGAATCGACAATGATACCGACGATGCGAGTGAAACTAACGACGAACCcgacgaatttgaaaatgctCCAGAGTTATATAAATGTCAAGCTTGCAGCCAGTACTGTtcgtcgttgaaaaatttaaagagaCACAGCCTTGTTCAcggagaaaagaaatattcttGTACCGTTTGTAAAAAGTGGTTTTTCCGACCTGACTCATTGAAAAAACATGCGGAAAAACACGGTCACGGACTGCTGGATAATCTAATGTACGATAACAAATTGTTCGATTCAGACGACGAACCAATTCctaaaagaaaaaggaaaccgGCCACCGATAACGGTGAGAGCACGAGAAAAGAGGGAAGCGAGGAAGATGGCGGAGGAGAATACAAGTGTCAACATTGTGACAAGATCATGGCAACAAAAAAAGGCCTCAGACGTCACGTGTCGATGCATAAGCCAAAAGCTGAACCAGCGACGTGCGAGATTTGTGAAAAAGTTTGCGCTAGTCAAGCCAGGCTGGCTCTTCATCAAAAAACGCATAATAAACCCAAGGAAAAAGTACCGCGAGAATATCTCTGCCATATCTGCAGCAAAGTATACCCGAGCAATTCGTCGTTAACTTATCACGTGAGAACGCACACGGGAGTAAAGCCCCACGTTTGCAAAATATGCAACAGCGGTTTCACAACCACGACCAGTCTGGCAAATCATCTTCGGATTCACACAGGTGACAAACCGTTTGTGTGTCATGTTTGCAGTGCCGCGTTTGCCGTCAGCTCGGCATTCAGAAGACATTTGACTCGCCACACGGGTGAGGCAAATTATTTGTGCAAAACGTGTGGTAAAGCGTTCAAGAGACTTAGCACACTGAAGGAGCACACTTATACTCATTCCGGGGAAAAACCGTACATATGTAAAACCTGCGGGGCAGCCTACAGTCACAGTGGGAGTTTGTTCGCGCACCAAAAACGCTGTCGTGCTCAATATGGAGAAATTGGGGTCCTCGAGGACCATCATCACACGGTCGCGCACCATATTCACGTCAATAATGTTCAATCTGCTGTTCGATCGCTTGCTGTTATTGGCCAGATGTTCTAA